In Desulfuromonas acetexigens, the following proteins share a genomic window:
- the cas5c gene encoding type I-C CRISPR-associated protein Cas5c, producing the protein MVSKKTHTLEVWGDLACFTRPEMKVERFSYPVITPSAARGIFDAIYWEGIRDAKGMRPYFHWQVERIEVLEMPRYIALRRNEVKDKAPADRTIKAWMEGREQPEPLWADGGKDDLGTDQKGRTQRQTMALKNVRYRLTARIIPKPEFTAPDQINKFDSMFERRAKQGKCFQQPFFGCSEFPAFFEYLQAGEARSCAAPFDQHLGWMLYDVFDLRRDVVRDDTPFISLFDATVKGGVLEVPPYDSEKVRKPERGRI; encoded by the coding sequence ATGGTGAGCAAAAAAACCCACACCCTTGAGGTCTGGGGCGATCTGGCGTGCTTCACCCGCCCGGAAATGAAGGTGGAGCGGTTCAGTTATCCGGTCATTACTCCGTCCGCCGCGCGGGGAATCTTCGATGCCATCTACTGGGAGGGGATTCGGGATGCCAAAGGGATGCGTCCCTATTTTCATTGGCAGGTGGAGCGGATCGAGGTGCTGGAGATGCCCCGTTACATCGCCTTGCGGCGCAACGAGGTGAAGGACAAAGCCCCCGCGGATAGAACCATCAAGGCATGGATGGAAGGACGTGAACAGCCTGAGCCGCTCTGGGCCGATGGTGGCAAAGATGACCTGGGCACCGACCAAAAAGGCCGCACCCAGCGTCAGACCATGGCGCTAAAAAACGTCCGTTACCGGTTGACGGCTAGAATCATCCCAAAACCGGAATTTACGGCGCCAGATCAGATCAACAAGTTCGACAGCATGTTCGAGCGCCGGGCCAAACAGGGGAAATGTTTTCAGCAGCCGTTCTTCGGTTGTAGCGAATTCCCGGCATTTTTCGAGTATCTGCAAGCAGGCGAAGCACGGAGTTGTGCTGCGCCATTCGACCAGCATCTCGGCTGGATGCTGTACGACGTCTTTGATTTGCGGCGGGATGTCGTACGAGACGATACGCCATTCATCTCCCTTTTTGATGCAACAGTAAAGGGAGGCGTGCTGGAAGTTCCACCTTATGACAGCGAAAAAGTCCGTAAACCAGAAAGGGGGCGTATCTGA
- a CDS encoding CRISPR-associated helicase/endonuclease Cas3, with protein sequence MVFLAHSANDCNRPHLAKEHLTDVARLAVEFSGGAEWGEEANLAGVLHDLGKYADLFQARLRGEAKGLDHWSPGAWLALSEFQAVAAALAIQGHHIGLQQGGNGALRMMKQATPNTSRLSDEDFSRLKARLVADGLLAEKPTNPVISVKVGFQSQISSMLDVRMLFSCLTDADFLDTEAHFEGDEQGKRYREAGPKLNAAQALTALDHYMSGKIRSVNKADKSVLDARNALWNMVTTAAAAVPGLLTLTAPTGSGKTLAMLKFALEHVRRNGLKRIVLVVPFLSIIEQTAEIYRSVFQNFPGNFVLEHHSLAGLGSEEATGDAEAAAERARRLLAENWDAPIIITTNVQLLESLFSNRPSACRKLHNLMESVIMFDEAQTLPQSLAVPTLAALSHLSRTYRTTVLFATATQPAFDALDGAVAKLVYTGWRPVEAAPDHARLYGALRRYEVDWPDQGESKKWTTLAAEIRAEEQVLCVVNLKSHAAALLEEMKHDEAVFHLSTNLCALHRRAVLDEVRARLKSGQSCRLISTQCIEAGVDVDFPVVYRALAPLDAIAQAAGRCNREGRLADDDGNRKMGEVRVFEPDVAGDYRKRYPTRPYFQAAEVTRSMLTIAGKAGLDLNEPAVFRDYYHRLYDLTKPETQNRELTVALTAVDFVRVAKEYRLIDQSAIQLLVPYDAGMDRFNELRRQQEEEGINAQWIRRAQGLTVSVFRPRHDHPAWGVLIPAKLRYGQGVSDEWFILEDRHGDMYDDVFGLRLPQSQQILIG encoded by the coding sequence GTGGTTTTTTTAGCTCATAGCGCAAACGATTGCAACCGGCCTCATTTGGCAAAGGAGCATCTGACCGATGTTGCACGGCTCGCAGTAGAATTTTCCGGAGGGGCCGAATGGGGTGAGGAGGCCAACCTTGCCGGAGTGCTTCACGACCTCGGCAAGTATGCGGATTTGTTTCAGGCACGACTGCGTGGTGAAGCCAAGGGACTTGATCACTGGTCGCCTGGGGCTTGGTTGGCGCTCAGCGAATTTCAGGCTGTTGCCGCAGCGCTGGCAATTCAGGGGCATCACATTGGTTTGCAGCAAGGCGGCAACGGTGCCCTAAGAATGATGAAACAGGCAACTCCCAATACGTCAAGGCTCAGTGATGAGGATTTCAGTCGGCTGAAGGCAAGACTTGTGGCCGATGGCTTGCTCGCTGAAAAGCCTACAAATCCGGTCATCTCTGTAAAGGTTGGATTTCAATCCCAGATTTCATCGATGCTTGATGTCAGAATGCTCTTTTCTTGTCTCACCGATGCGGACTTTCTGGACACCGAAGCCCATTTTGAGGGAGATGAACAGGGTAAGCGTTATCGTGAAGCAGGGCCGAAATTGAACGCTGCACAAGCCTTGACCGCCCTTGACCATTATATGTCGGGCAAAATCCGCAGTGTGAACAAGGCGGACAAGTCCGTACTGGACGCCCGTAACGCCCTCTGGAACATGGTGACGACAGCGGCGGCGGCAGTGCCGGGGCTCTTGACGCTGACGGCTCCGACTGGAAGCGGCAAGACCTTGGCCATGCTGAAATTTGCACTTGAGCATGTGCGCAGAAACGGCCTCAAGCGGATCGTTCTTGTCGTGCCGTTTCTGTCGATCATCGAGCAGACAGCAGAAATCTACCGGTCGGTGTTTCAAAATTTTCCCGGCAACTTTGTCCTTGAACACCACAGCCTGGCCGGCTTGGGAAGCGAAGAGGCAACGGGCGATGCTGAAGCCGCCGCTGAGCGCGCCAGGCGACTATTGGCTGAAAACTGGGATGCACCGATCATCATCACCACTAACGTCCAGCTTCTTGAATCGCTCTTTTCCAACCGGCCGTCCGCCTGCCGCAAGCTCCACAATCTGATGGAATCGGTCATCATGTTCGACGAGGCCCAGACCTTGCCGCAGTCCCTGGCCGTGCCGACGCTTGCGGCGCTTTCCCATCTGTCCCGAACCTACCGGACAACGGTACTCTTTGCCACGGCAACCCAGCCGGCTTTCGATGCCTTGGACGGCGCCGTTGCGAAATTGGTTTATACAGGGTGGCGCCCCGTTGAGGCGGCGCCTGACCATGCCCGCCTGTACGGTGCGCTGCGCCGCTATGAGGTAGATTGGCCGGACCAGGGAGAATCAAAGAAGTGGACAACTCTGGCGGCAGAGATCAGAGCAGAGGAACAGGTGCTCTGCGTCGTGAACCTCAAGAGTCACGCGGCAGCGCTGCTTGAAGAAATGAAGCATGACGAGGCCGTTTTTCATCTTTCCACCAACCTCTGCGCTCTGCACCGCCGGGCGGTTCTGGATGAGGTGCGCGCTAGGCTGAAATCCGGACAGTCTTGTCGGCTGATCTCCACCCAATGCATTGAGGCCGGTGTCGATGTGGATTTTCCGGTGGTCTATCGCGCTCTCGCGCCGCTTGACGCCATTGCCCAGGCTGCCGGGCGCTGCAACCGGGAGGGACGACTCGCCGATGATGACGGCAATCGTAAAATGGGCGAGGTGCGAGTTTTTGAGCCCGACGTTGCAGGGGATTACCGGAAACGCTACCCGACGCGGCCATATTTCCAGGCTGCCGAAGTTACGCGCAGCATGCTCACGATTGCGGGCAAGGCGGGCCTTGATCTAAACGAACCGGCAGTTTTTCGCGATTATTACCATCGCCTCTATGACCTGACGAAACCGGAAACCCAGAACCGGGAGCTTACGGTGGCCCTGACTGCCGTTGATTTCGTTCGCGTTGCCAAGGAATATCGCCTTATTGACCAATCGGCCATCCAGTTACTGGTTCCTTACGATGCTGGTATGGACAGGTTCAATGAACTACGTCGTCAGCAGGAGGAGGAAGGGATAAACGCTCAGTGGATCAGGAGAGCTCAGGGATTGACCGTTAGTGTTTTTCGTCCGAGGCATGACCATCCAGCCTGGGGAGTGCTGATCCCCGCGAAACTGCGCTATGGCCAAGGGGTTTCGGATGAATGGTTCATTCTCGAGGATCGCCATGGAGATATGTACGATGATGTGTTCGGGCTGCGATTGCCGCAGTCACAGCAGATTTTGATTGGTTGA
- the cas7c gene encoding type I-C CRISPR-associated protein Cas7/Csd2: MSIQNRYEFLFLFDCENGNPNGDPDAGNSPRIDPEDMHGLVSDVALKRRVRNFILEKFGSDIAAAAPNAVYVQHATNLNKYITKAHEETGGKPEGGGNRNQVGSACDWMCKTFFDVRTFGAVMSTGANAGQVRGPVQLSFARSVDPILPMDASITRMAVAEKVSGAKAAADYEKWENAQEEDKLRTMGRKSLIPYGLYVAKGFISANLAKGTGFSDADLNNFWEALLNMYDHDRSASKGMMSCRGLYVFKHVGTDTDQNQRVKQAMLGCAPAHKLLDKGAIVEIVRKSANSPRSFLDYEVTVHRDRLPAGVELLTP; this comes from the coding sequence ATGAGTATCCAGAACCGCTACGAATTCCTCTTTCTTTTCGACTGCGAAAATGGCAACCCCAACGGTGATCCGGATGCCGGAAACAGCCCTCGCATCGACCCCGAGGACATGCACGGTCTTGTCTCGGATGTGGCGCTCAAGAGACGGGTGCGGAACTTCATCCTAGAAAAATTTGGCTCGGATATCGCTGCCGCAGCACCGAATGCTGTCTATGTCCAACATGCCACCAATCTAAACAAGTACATCACCAAGGCCCATGAAGAAACAGGCGGCAAACCTGAAGGCGGTGGTAACCGTAACCAGGTTGGCAGCGCCTGCGACTGGATGTGCAAAACCTTCTTCGATGTCCGTACCTTCGGCGCGGTGATGAGTACCGGCGCCAATGCCGGGCAGGTACGAGGGCCGGTTCAGCTCTCCTTTGCCCGTTCGGTTGACCCGATATTGCCGATGGATGCCTCCATTACCCGCATGGCGGTGGCAGAAAAAGTGAGCGGGGCCAAGGCGGCGGCTGATTACGAAAAATGGGAAAACGCACAGGAAGAGGACAAACTCCGCACCATGGGTCGCAAGTCCCTCATCCCTTACGGCCTCTACGTGGCCAAAGGTTTCATCAGCGCCAATCTCGCCAAGGGGACCGGCTTTTCCGATGCCGACCTGAACAACTTTTGGGAGGCGCTTCTCAACATGTATGACCATGACCGCTCCGCCAGCAAGGGGATGATGTCCTGCCGGGGGCTCTATGTGTTCAAGCACGTCGGCACCGACACTGACCAGAACCAGCGGGTCAAGCAGGCCATGCTCGGCTGCGCCCCGGCCCACAAGCTGCTGGACAAGGGGGCCATTGTGGAGATCGTCAGGAAATCGGCCAATTCACCTCGCAGTTTCTTGGATTACGAGGTCACTGTCCACCGCGACCGGCTACCGGCCGGCGTGGAATTGTTGACTCCATGA
- the cas2 gene encoding CRISPR-associated endonuclease Cas2 — protein MWLIVTYDVNTEDKAGQKRLRRVAKVCKSYGQRVQKSVFECSVNDMQYEQMKRELVKEIDKACDSLRIYRLIGARDCVIDSFGVDDFVNFEEPLIV, from the coding sequence ATGTGGCTGATCGTGACCTATGATGTGAACACCGAGGACAAGGCCGGGCAGAAGCGCCTGCGGCGGGTGGCGAAGGTGTGCAAGAGCTACGGGCAGCGGGTGCAGAAGTCGGTCTTCGAGTGTTCGGTCAACGACATGCAGTACGAACAGATGAAGCGGGAGTTGGTCAAGGAAATCGACAAGGCCTGCGACAGTTTGCGGATTTACCGACTCATCGGCGCGCGGGACTGCGTCATCGACAGCTTCGGCGTGGATGATTTCGTCAATTTCGAAGAACCGCTGATTGTTTGA
- the cas1c gene encoding type I-C CRISPR-associated endonuclease Cas1c, with product MKHLLNTLFVMTEGSYLHLEGETVKVKVDGENRLQVPLHHLGGIVLFGNVMTTPFLLHKCAEDGRGVVLLDRNGRYRCRMIGKVGGNVLLRHQQHLAIEDAPRQAAIVRNLVAGKIQNARQVLLRGQREAKDEDSAAALQSAADLHGRAVERLAPATEIDFMRGLEGESARVYFDCLDRMLTQNREHFRMNGRNRRPPRDRINALLSFLYVLLLNDCVSAVEGVGLDPQMGFLHVMRPGRPSLGLDLMEELRPILADRLALTLINLRQINPDDFDERPGGAVYLNEKGRKAVVTAYQKRKQDELRHPVLDQTVPLGLIPHVQARLLARHLRGDTETYTPYLYR from the coding sequence ATGAAACATCTCCTCAACACTCTGTTCGTCATGACCGAAGGCAGCTATCTGCACCTCGAGGGCGAAACGGTCAAAGTCAAGGTCGATGGCGAAAACCGCTTACAGGTGCCGCTCCATCATCTTGGCGGGATCGTCCTCTTCGGCAACGTCATGACCACCCCTTTTCTGCTGCACAAATGCGCCGAGGATGGACGGGGCGTGGTGTTGCTCGACCGCAACGGCCGTTATCGCTGCCGGATGATCGGCAAGGTCGGCGGTAACGTGTTGCTGCGCCATCAGCAGCATCTCGCCATCGAGGATGCGCCCCGGCAGGCGGCCATTGTCCGCAACCTGGTCGCCGGCAAAATCCAGAATGCCCGGCAGGTGCTGTTGCGCGGCCAGCGGGAAGCGAAGGACGAAGACTCCGCCGCCGCCTTACAGAGTGCCGCCGATCTGCACGGCCGCGCCGTCGAACGCCTTGCCCCGGCGACCGAAATCGATTTCATGCGCGGCCTCGAAGGGGAATCGGCGCGGGTTTACTTCGACTGTCTCGACCGGATGCTGACCCAGAACCGCGAGCATTTCCGCATGAACGGCCGCAACCGCCGCCCGCCTCGGGATCGCATCAACGCGCTGCTCTCCTTCCTTTATGTGCTGCTGCTCAACGACTGCGTTTCCGCCGTTGAAGGGGTCGGTCTCGATCCGCAGATGGGCTTTCTCCACGTCATGCGGCCGGGGCGGCCCTCCCTCGGCCTGGATCTGATGGAAGAGTTGCGGCCGATTCTCGCCGATCGCCTGGCACTGACCCTCATCAACCTGCGGCAGATCAATCCCGACGACTTCGACGAGCGGCCGGGCGGCGCGGTCTATCTCAACGAAAAAGGGCGCAAGGCGGTGGTGACCGCCTATCAGAAACGCAAACAGGATGAACTCCGTCACCCGGTCCTCGACCAGACCGTGCCGCTGGGCCTGATCCCCCATGTTCAGGCGCGGCTATTGGCCCGCCATCTGCGCGGCGACACCGAAACCTACACGCCGTATCTTTATCGTTGA
- a CDS encoding BRO-N domain-containing protein, translated as METKLAVFQSKEIRRTLHQGEWWFSVVDVCGALTESADAGAYWRKLKQRLGQEGSEVVTFCHGLKLVAPDGKLRATDCANTEGLFRIIQSIPSPKAEPFKRWLAKVGYERVQEIEDPELATKRTRELYRAKGYSEAWIEKRMRGIAVRAELTEEWKNRGVNGEPEYAILTAEIAKAAFGMTPSEYKQFKGLKRENLRDHMTDLELIFSMLGEAATTEIARKQDAQGFPENRVAAHKGGRIAGEAREKLEVETGEKVSTAENYLDEPESRKRLKGRKP; from the coding sequence ATGGAAACGAAGCTGGCGGTATTCCAGAGCAAGGAAATTCGGCGGACGCTGCACCAGGGCGAGTGGTGGTTTTCGGTTGTGGATGTCTGCGGTGCGTTGACGGAGAGTGCCGATGCCGGGGCATACTGGCGCAAGCTGAAACAGCGACTTGGGCAAGAAGGGAGTGAAGTCGTGACATTTTGTCACGGGTTGAAACTGGTCGCTCCTGACGGGAAGCTGCGGGCGACCGACTGCGCCAACACCGAAGGCCTGTTCCGCATCATCCAGTCCATTCCCTCCCCCAAGGCCGAACCGTTCAAACGCTGGCTGGCCAAGGTCGGCTACGAGCGGGTGCAGGAAATCGAAGATCCCGAGCTGGCGACGAAGCGCACTCGCGAACTGTACCGGGCCAAGGGCTACTCGGAGGCGTGGATCGAAAAGCGGATGCGCGGCATCGCGGTGCGGGCGGAGCTGACCGAAGAATGGAAGAACCGGGGCGTGAATGGAGAACCGGAGTACGCGATCCTGACCGCCGAAATCGCCAAGGCCGCCTTCGGCATGACGCCGAGCGAATACAAACAGTTCAAGGGGTTGAAACGGGAAAACCTGCGGGATCACATGACCGATCTGGAGCTGATCTTCTCCATGCTGGGCGAGGCGGCGACGACGGAAATCGCCCGCAAGCAGGATGCCCAGGGCTTTCCGGAAAACCGGGTGGCGGCCCATAAAGGCGGTCGGATCGCCGGCGAGGCGCGGGAAAAACTGGAAGTGGAAACCGGCGAAAAAGTATCCACGGCGGAAAATTATCTGGACGAACCCGAAAGCCGCAAGCGGCTTAAAGGGAGAAAGCCATGA
- the purB gene encoding adenylosuccinate lyase translates to MITAISPLDGRYASKVSELGECFSEYALLRNRVKVEVLWLLALCAESGIPQCRPVSAEEEARLRAVVADFTPAEAEKIKAIEAVTNHDVKAVEYYLKEQIAGTSLEELSEFIHFACTSEDINNLSHALMLKDGLAALVPAQKEIIAGIAKLAADFKDVPMLARTHGQTASPTTIGKELAVFAARLRKQSANIGRVELLGKLNGAVGNFNAHLSAYPEVDWVKLTKGVIEGELGLSQNLFTTQIEPHDYMAELFDALCRWNTILIDFNRDIWTYISMAYFGQKTVKGEVGSSTMPHKVNPIDFENSEGNCGLANAIFTHLSQKLPISRLQRDLTDSTVLRNMGVGFGYSLLAYRSTLKGMGKLKLNEQKLAQDLDQAWEVLAEPIQTVMRKAGIDKPYEKLKELTRGNVIDRDTIRDFINTLDLAAEDKERLLKMTPASYIGLAPQIVDWLE, encoded by the coding sequence ATGATTACCGCCATCAGCCCGCTCGACGGGCGCTATGCATCGAAAGTTTCCGAACTGGGGGAGTGTTTTTCCGAATACGCGTTGCTGCGCAACCGGGTGAAGGTCGAGGTGCTGTGGCTGCTCGCCCTCTGCGCCGAGTCGGGGATTCCCCAGTGCCGCCCGGTCAGCGCCGAGGAGGAGGCCCGGCTGCGCGCCGTCGTCGCCGATTTCACTCCGGCCGAGGCCGAGAAGATCAAGGCCATCGAGGCGGTGACCAACCACGACGTCAAGGCGGTGGAATATTATCTGAAAGAGCAGATCGCCGGCACCAGCCTGGAGGAGCTTTCCGAATTTATCCACTTCGCCTGCACCTCGGAGGACATCAACAACCTCTCCCACGCCCTGATGCTCAAGGACGGCCTGGCGGCGCTGGTGCCGGCACAGAAGGAGATCATCGCCGGTATCGCCAAGCTGGCCGCCGACTTCAAGGATGTGCCGATGCTCGCCCGCACCCACGGCCAGACCGCCTCGCCGACGACCATCGGCAAGGAGTTGGCGGTCTTCGCCGCGCGGTTGCGCAAGCAGAGCGCCAACATCGGCCGGGTCGAGCTGCTCGGCAAGCTCAACGGCGCCGTCGGCAACTTCAACGCCCACCTCTCGGCCTATCCCGAGGTCGATTGGGTGAAACTGACCAAGGGGGTGATCGAGGGTGAGTTGGGGCTGAGCCAAAACCTCTTCACCACCCAGATCGAGCCCCACGACTACATGGCCGAGCTTTTCGACGCCCTCTGTCGCTGGAACACCATCCTCATCGACTTCAACCGCGACATCTGGACCTACATCTCCATGGCCTATTTCGGCCAGAAGACGGTCAAGGGGGAGGTCGGCTCTTCGACCATGCCGCACAAGGTCAATCCCATCGACTTCGAGAACTCGGAAGGCAACTGCGGCCTAGCCAACGCAATCTTCACCCACCTGTCGCAGAAGCTGCCGATCTCGCGCCTGCAACGGGATCTCACCGACTCGACGGTGCTGCGCAACATGGGGGTCGGTTTCGGTTACAGCCTGCTCGCCTATCGCTCGACCCTGAAGGGGATGGGCAAACTCAAGCTCAACGAACAGAAGCTGGCCCAGGATCTGGATCAGGCCTGGGAGGTGCTGGCCGAGCCGATCCAGACGGTGATGCGCAAGGCGGGGATCGACAAGCCCTACGAGAAGCTCAAGGAGCTGACCCGGGGCAACGTCATCGATCGCGACACCATCCGCGATTTCATTAACACCCTGGATCTGGCCGCCGAGGATAAAGAGCGGCTGCTAAAGATGACCCCGGCCAGCTACATCGGCCTGGCGCCGCAGATAGTCGACTGGCTGGAATAA
- the cas8c gene encoding type I-C CRISPR-associated protein Cas8c/Csd1, giving the protein MLNELVRYAQTNLAGSEPGFTTRTVRWLVELTPDGCLVNVLPLGDDKGEQTPKCPEMHNMNAGGRAHFLVETLQTVALLSKPNEDPKKVAGSREKQAFFSEMVRQASVVAPAIQPMASFLENAEQVEILRGRLAAEKAKPTDWLRWRVAGIDPLQQTEVLNWWRSWREADQIKGKTNEKPKRGKAAAQPLFDSPPAGMVCFLTGEALEPVATQPKITGLSGVGGLGTGDVMAGFDKAAFCSFGLEQASNAAMGEKPVRECVDALNHLIKNHSRKMANTLVVHWFKEAVRPEDDPLAFLFEPPELTEAAAQNSVRQLLASLRTGQRAVLGNNRYYAMTLSGAAGRVMVRDWMDRSFEDLVARIDQWFSDLEIVARDGGKIAPDPKFLAVCGSIMRDLKDLPAPTATTLWRVALAGLPIPQPLIAQALARFRADLIDDKSFNHARMGLIKAYFIRKGGDHQMSAYLNKEHPEAAYQCGRLLATLAGLQRSALGDVGAGVVQRYYVAASQTPGLTLGRLFNNAKNHLNKLDGGLAYWYEDQISEIMSRIQDRIPSTLNLDQQSLFALGYYQQMAANRAGKNTDTNEITKGDKL; this is encoded by the coding sequence ATGCTGAATGAACTTGTACGTTACGCCCAAACCAATCTCGCTGGTTCAGAGCCCGGCTTCACCACTCGAACGGTACGATGGTTGGTGGAGCTCACCCCGGATGGTTGTCTCGTCAATGTCCTGCCGTTGGGGGACGACAAAGGAGAGCAGACTCCAAAATGCCCGGAGATGCACAACATGAATGCCGGTGGGCGAGCCCATTTTCTGGTGGAGACACTACAGACAGTTGCCCTGCTCAGCAAACCGAATGAAGATCCCAAAAAGGTTGCCGGCTCTCGCGAGAAACAGGCGTTTTTCTCGGAGATGGTTCGACAGGCATCGGTGGTTGCGCCTGCTATTCAGCCAATGGCCAGTTTCCTGGAGAATGCGGAGCAGGTTGAGATATTGCGCGGTCGCCTTGCTGCAGAAAAGGCTAAACCAACAGACTGGCTACGCTGGCGCGTTGCCGGTATTGATCCATTGCAGCAGACCGAGGTGCTCAACTGGTGGAGAAGCTGGCGTGAGGCAGATCAGATAAAAGGAAAGACAAATGAAAAACCGAAACGGGGCAAGGCGGCAGCGCAACCTCTGTTTGATTCGCCGCCGGCCGGGATGGTCTGTTTTTTGACTGGCGAAGCACTGGAGCCGGTTGCCACTCAGCCGAAAATTACCGGTCTGTCCGGTGTCGGTGGCCTTGGCACCGGCGACGTCATGGCCGGTTTTGACAAGGCGGCGTTTTGCTCATTCGGTCTGGAGCAAGCAAGTAACGCTGCCATGGGTGAGAAACCGGTTCGCGAATGTGTAGATGCGCTCAACCATCTCATCAAAAACCATTCGCGCAAGATGGCTAACACGCTCGTTGTCCATTGGTTCAAGGAAGCTGTGAGGCCGGAAGACGACCCGCTGGCTTTTTTGTTTGAGCCACCGGAACTGACCGAGGCGGCAGCCCAGAATTCGGTTAGACAACTCCTTGCTTCCTTACGTACCGGTCAACGGGCTGTTCTTGGAAACAATCGTTACTATGCTATGACGTTATCCGGCGCAGCGGGGCGGGTCATGGTGCGCGATTGGATGGATAGAAGTTTCGAGGATTTAGTTGCCAGGATCGATCAGTGGTTTTCTGACCTGGAGATCGTTGCCAGGGATGGTGGCAAGATAGCGCCTGACCCCAAGTTTCTCGCGGTGTGCGGCTCTATAATGCGAGACTTGAAAGACCTTCCTGCCCCTACGGCAACAACCCTCTGGCGAGTCGCCCTAGCCGGTTTGCCGATTCCTCAGCCTCTAATCGCTCAAGCCCTGGCCCGTTTTCGCGCCGACCTCATCGACGACAAATCGTTCAATCATGCCCGCATGGGCCTAATTAAAGCGTATTTCATTCGCAAGGGAGGAGATCACCAAATGAGTGCCTATCTCAACAAGGAGCACCCAGAGGCGGCCTATCAGTGTGGGCGTTTGCTGGCAACACTGGCTGGGTTGCAACGATCGGCTTTGGGGGACGTCGGCGCGGGGGTTGTCCAGCGTTACTATGTGGCGGCCAGCCAAACGCCCGGTCTTACCCTTGGTCGCCTGTTCAACAATGCCAAAAATCATCTGAACAAACTCGATGGTGGCCTTGCCTATTGGTACGAAGACCAGATTTCCGAGATTATGAGTCGCATTCAAGATCGCATCCCTTCAACCTTGAATCTGGATCAACAAAGCCTTTTTGCCTTGGGCTATTACCAACAGATGGCCGCCAATAGGGCGGGTAAAAATACCGACACTAACGAGATTACCAAGGGAGATAAATTATGA
- the cas4 gene encoding CRISPR-associated protein Cas4, translated as MSKLLTEGAETIAVSALNQYAYCPRRCALIFMDAEFEDNIHTQRGTAEHERADQTFHVCDAKGVRLEYALPIWSQRLGLSGRCDVVEFHADGTVYPVEYKHGKMRKWLNDDLQLAAQALCLEEMLSVRIERGAVFHKSSMRRREVEFTPELRRQVEAMANAIHELLASGNLPPPINNQRCPECSLRNICLPAVIAEKERGRKAARELFIVEGGM; from the coding sequence ATGAGCAAACTACTGACAGAGGGCGCGGAGACAATTGCCGTTTCCGCGCTCAATCAGTATGCCTATTGCCCCCGCCGCTGCGCATTGATCTTTATGGATGCCGAGTTCGAAGACAACATCCATACCCAGCGGGGCACAGCCGAACACGAACGGGCCGATCAGACTTTTCATGTCTGTGACGCCAAAGGCGTTCGTCTGGAGTACGCCCTGCCAATCTGGTCCCAACGCCTGGGGCTTTCGGGGCGGTGTGACGTGGTGGAGTTCCACGCCGACGGTACTGTCTACCCGGTGGAATACAAACACGGCAAAATGAGGAAATGGCTCAATGACGACCTGCAACTGGCCGCGCAGGCCCTTTGCCTCGAGGAGATGCTGAGTGTAAGGATCGAGCGGGGAGCAGTTTTTCACAAAAGCTCAATGCGCCGCCGAGAGGTCGAATTTACTCCCGAATTGCGCCGACAGGTGGAGGCGATGGCGAACGCAATTCATGAGCTGCTGGCATCCGGGAACCTGCCGCCGCCGATCAATAATCAGCGTTGTCCGGAGTGTTCATTGAGGAATATTTGCCTGCCCGCCGTGATCGCCGAGAAGGAGCGGGGACGCAAGGCGGCGCGGGAGTTGTTCATTGTCGAAGGAGGGATGTGA